From one Streptomyces sp. NBC_01478 genomic stretch:
- a CDS encoding beta-ketoacyl synthase N-terminal-like domain-containing protein produces the protein MTDRQVPVAIVGMSVLLPGAADLDAYWRNLLAGTDAISEVPDGRWDADYYRPDSASGPAVADQVYCRRGGFVDGLAEVEVTRFGIMPNSVPGTEPDQLIALHVAAAALADAGGESRLPDRQRVGVVLGRGGYLTPGLVRLDQRVRTAGQLVRTLGELLPDLDPGQLERIRTAFTERLGPDSPESVIGLVPNLAASRVANRLDLRGPAYTVDAACASSLIAVDQAVTELAAGRCDLMLAGGVHHCHDITLWSVFSQLRALSPSQRIRPFHRDADGILIGEGTGVVVLKRLADAERDGDRIYAVVRGTGVSSDGRAASLVNPDSAGQTHAVRQAWEAAGLDPARPDSIGLLEAHGTATPAGDGAELATLAEVFGPDGDAVIGSVKSMIGHTMPAAGVAGLVKAALAVHHGMLLPTLHCDDPHPALAATRFRPLEKAAPWETTAEQPVRRAAVNAFGFGGINAHVVLEEAPGARASRASAVVVDEPERVLILAADSPEALAALLDADDSAVLAAASARTGPPSGRSRLGIVAPDAKRLALARRAIAKGRAWQGRSDVWFTPSPLIGPGGGKLAFVFPGLEGDFTPRVEDIAAHFGLRENKSSTPAQVGDVGRHGFDVVGVGRLLDAALRRMGVAPDAVAGHSVGEWTAMTAAGVYSPDEVSDFMESFDPDSVTVPGLAFGAIGAPAERVLAALADEWTGAGIVLSHDNAPGQSMVCGPAEAVDAFVRSFRAQGVLSQVLPFQSGFHTPMLKPYLAPIEEATNRFRLHPPTVPLWSGTTASPFPSDEKAVRELFIRHLLEPVRFRQLVEAMYTAGHRAFVQVGTGQLGSLIDATLGGRDHLVVAANSPHRSGLAQLRRVAVALWSAGATVDPLALALRKPAPRHERPPVRLDMAGALVSLDAPTLVKLRAELRTPAAAHTPALAALSPLHALTDRFPAAAELHALMRDTADTAAQLISAGSRRGTPTAPAPVPRIAAAPPAPPREWQTTVHVSPESMPYLMDHCFFPQRPNWPDVADRWPVVPATTIVQHIIEAAERTAPGMRAVAVHDARFDRWLTATPSIDVPVRVVADTTNRLAVSFGPHARGVVELAPAHAPSPPPHPRPDPTTERVPDHTAAHLYDERWMFHGPAFQGVTELTAIGDRHVRGTITTPPAPGSLLDNVGQILGYWIMATRTERTVVFPVGMREMRFYGPHPRPGTDVECLVRITSLTDTALEADVQLTVDGEVWAELTGWQDRRFDNDPQTKPVERFPERNTLSEARPGGRTLLNERWPDLASRDLIMRNSLSSVERSQYAEHPPRGRRQWLLGRIAVKDAVRQWLWSHGEGPVYPAEIRVHNDESGRPYVTGLHGRTLPPLDVSLAHRAEAAVAIVRPHSPGPGPGIDIEEVVERPPATLTTALGEEELALLHTQSAATGESEALWFARFWAAKEAVAKAEGTGFGGRPRDFAVFQVDSGSRLLVSGRLERAYTVHCEPAGNPPNLPDRTYVVAWTTGPAHEEEYDR, from the coding sequence ATGACGGACCGTCAAGTGCCGGTCGCCATCGTGGGAATGTCGGTGCTGTTGCCGGGCGCCGCCGACCTCGACGCGTACTGGCGGAATCTGCTGGCCGGCACGGACGCCATCAGCGAGGTGCCGGACGGCCGGTGGGACGCGGACTACTACCGCCCGGACTCCGCGAGCGGTCCGGCCGTGGCCGACCAGGTGTACTGCCGGCGCGGCGGATTCGTGGACGGGCTGGCCGAGGTCGAGGTCACCCGGTTCGGCATCATGCCGAACTCGGTGCCCGGCACCGAACCCGACCAGCTCATCGCCCTCCATGTGGCCGCCGCCGCCCTCGCCGACGCGGGTGGCGAGTCCCGTCTGCCCGACCGGCAGCGCGTCGGTGTCGTGCTCGGCCGGGGCGGCTATCTCACCCCCGGCCTGGTCCGCCTCGACCAGCGGGTCCGTACGGCGGGCCAACTCGTCCGCACCCTGGGCGAGTTGCTGCCCGACCTGGATCCCGGCCAACTGGAGCGGATCCGCACGGCGTTCACCGAACGGCTCGGCCCCGACAGTCCCGAGTCGGTCATCGGCCTCGTACCGAACCTCGCGGCGTCCCGGGTCGCCAACCGCCTCGACCTGCGCGGCCCGGCCTACACGGTGGACGCGGCCTGCGCGTCCTCGCTGATCGCCGTCGACCAGGCGGTGACCGAACTCGCCGCCGGGCGCTGTGACTTGATGCTCGCCGGGGGCGTCCACCACTGCCACGACATCACGCTGTGGAGCGTGTTCTCCCAACTGCGCGCGCTCTCCCCGAGCCAGCGGATCCGCCCCTTCCACCGCGACGCCGACGGCATCCTGATCGGCGAGGGCACGGGAGTCGTCGTCCTCAAGCGCCTCGCCGACGCCGAACGCGACGGCGACCGGATCTACGCCGTCGTCCGGGGCACCGGTGTGTCCAGCGACGGGCGCGCCGCAAGCCTCGTCAACCCGGACTCGGCCGGTCAGACCCACGCCGTACGACAGGCCTGGGAGGCGGCGGGCCTCGACCCGGCGCGCCCCGATTCGATCGGTCTGCTGGAGGCGCACGGGACGGCGACGCCCGCCGGTGACGGGGCCGAACTGGCCACGCTGGCAGAGGTGTTCGGACCCGACGGTGATGCGGTCATCGGCTCGGTGAAGTCGATGATCGGCCACACCATGCCGGCCGCCGGAGTGGCCGGTCTGGTCAAGGCCGCCCTCGCCGTCCACCACGGCATGCTCCTGCCGACCCTGCACTGCGACGACCCGCATCCGGCGCTCGCGGCGACCCGGTTCCGTCCGCTGGAGAAGGCGGCGCCCTGGGAGACGACGGCCGAGCAGCCGGTGCGGCGGGCGGCGGTCAACGCGTTCGGGTTCGGCGGCATCAACGCGCATGTGGTGCTGGAGGAGGCGCCGGGGGCGCGCGCGTCACGTGCGTCGGCGGTGGTCGTCGACGAGCCGGAGCGCGTGCTGATCCTCGCCGCCGACAGCCCGGAAGCCCTCGCCGCCCTGCTGGACGCCGACGACTCCGCCGTACTGGCCGCGGCTTCGGCCCGGACCGGTCCCCCGTCCGGGCGCTCCCGGCTCGGCATCGTCGCCCCGGACGCCAAGCGGCTCGCGCTGGCCCGCCGGGCGATCGCCAAGGGGCGGGCGTGGCAGGGCCGCAGCGATGTGTGGTTCACGCCGAGTCCGTTGATCGGGCCCGGCGGGGGCAAGCTGGCGTTCGTCTTCCCGGGTCTCGAGGGCGACTTCACGCCCCGGGTCGAGGACATCGCCGCGCACTTCGGACTGCGCGAGAACAAGTCCTCAACTCCGGCTCAGGTGGGGGATGTCGGCCGTCACGGCTTCGATGTCGTCGGTGTCGGGCGGCTGTTGGACGCCGCGCTGCGCAGGATGGGAGTCGCCCCGGACGCGGTCGCCGGACACAGCGTCGGCGAGTGGACCGCGATGACGGCCGCCGGGGTGTACTCGCCGGACGAGGTCAGCGACTTCATGGAGTCGTTCGACCCCGACTCGGTGACGGTGCCGGGCCTGGCCTTCGGTGCGATCGGCGCCCCGGCCGAGCGCGTGCTGGCGGCGCTCGCCGACGAGTGGACCGGCGCCGGGATCGTGCTCTCCCACGACAACGCGCCCGGCCAGTCGATGGTGTGCGGACCCGCCGAAGCCGTGGACGCCTTCGTGCGGTCCTTCCGCGCGCAGGGCGTCCTGAGTCAGGTCCTCCCGTTCCAATCCGGCTTCCACACACCGATGTTGAAGCCCTACCTCGCGCCGATCGAAGAGGCCACGAACCGCTTCCGCCTCCATCCGCCGACGGTCCCTCTGTGGTCGGGAACGACCGCCTCGCCGTTCCCTTCGGACGAGAAGGCGGTACGTGAGCTCTTCATCCGCCACCTCCTGGAACCCGTGCGCTTCCGCCAGCTCGTCGAGGCCATGTACACCGCCGGGCATCGCGCGTTCGTCCAGGTCGGCACGGGCCAGCTCGGCTCCCTGATCGACGCCACGCTCGGCGGACGCGACCACCTGGTCGTCGCCGCCAACTCGCCCCACCGCTCCGGACTGGCCCAACTCCGGCGCGTGGCCGTGGCGTTGTGGTCCGCGGGCGCGACGGTGGATCCGCTGGCACTGGCCCTGCGGAAACCCGCTCCACGACACGAACGGCCCCCGGTACGGCTCGACATGGCCGGCGCACTCGTGTCCCTCGACGCCCCGACCCTGGTGAAGCTGCGGGCGGAACTACGCACACCGGCCGCCGCGCACACGCCGGCCCTCGCCGCCCTGTCCCCCCTCCACGCCCTCACCGACCGCTTCCCGGCCGCCGCCGAACTGCACGCCCTCATGCGCGACACCGCCGACACGGCCGCCCAACTCATCAGCGCGGGCAGCCGTCGTGGCACACCGACCGCGCCCGCCCCCGTACCCCGCATCGCGGCCGCGCCTCCCGCTCCCCCACGGGAATGGCAGACCACGGTCCATGTCTCCCCCGAGTCCATGCCCTACCTCATGGACCACTGCTTCTTCCCGCAACGCCCCAACTGGCCCGACGTGGCGGACCGTTGGCCGGTGGTCCCCGCCACCACGATCGTCCAGCACATCATCGAGGCGGCGGAGCGGACCGCGCCCGGTATGCGCGCGGTCGCCGTGCACGACGCGCGGTTCGACCGATGGCTCACGGCGACGCCCTCGATCGACGTACCGGTACGCGTAGTTGCGGACACGACCAACCGACTCGCCGTCTCCTTCGGCCCGCACGCCCGAGGCGTGGTCGAACTGGCCCCCGCCCACGCCCCGTCACCCCCGCCGCACCCCCGCCCGGACCCCACCACCGAGCGCGTCCCCGACCACACCGCGGCCCATCTCTACGACGAGCGCTGGATGTTCCACGGCCCGGCGTTCCAGGGCGTCACCGAACTCACCGCGATCGGCGACCGCCACGTACGCGGCACGATCACCACACCGCCCGCCCCGGGCTCCCTGCTCGACAACGTCGGCCAGATCCTCGGCTACTGGATCATGGCGACCCGCACCGAACGCACCGTCGTCTTCCCGGTCGGCATGCGCGAGATGCGTTTCTACGGCCCCCATCCGCGCCCCGGCACGGACGTCGAGTGCCTGGTGCGGATCACCTCGCTCACCGACACCGCGCTCGAAGCCGACGTACAGCTCACGGTCGACGGCGAGGTGTGGGCGGAGCTGACGGGCTGGCAGGACCGGCGCTTCGACAACGACCCGCAGACCAAGCCGGTCGAGCGCTTCCCCGAGCGCAACACCCTCTCCGAGGCCCGCCCCGGCGGCCGGACCCTGCTGAACGAGCGCTGGCCCGACCTCGCCTCGCGCGATCTGATCATGCGCAACTCCCTGAGCAGCGTGGAGCGTTCGCAGTACGCCGAGCATCCGCCGCGCGGGCGCCGGCAGTGGCTGCTGGGCCGGATCGCGGTGAAGGACGCGGTACGGCAGTGGCTGTGGAGCCACGGCGAGGGGCCCGTCTATCCGGCGGAGATCCGGGTCCACAACGACGAGTCGGGCCGCCCGTACGTCACCGGTCTGCACGGCCGGACCCTGCCCCCGCTGGATGTCTCGCTGGCCCATCGCGCCGAGGCGGCGGTCGCGATCGTCCGGCCGCACTCCCCCGGCCCCGGCCCCGGGATCGACATCGAGGAGGTCGTGGAACGCCCCCCGGCCACCCTCACCACCGCACTCGGCGAGGAGGAACTCGCTCTGCTGCACACCCAGTCGGCGGCCACCGGCGAGTCCGAGGCGCTGTGGTTCGCCCGCTTCTGGGCGGCCAAGGAGGCGGTCGCCAAGGCGGAGGGCACCGGCTTCGGCGGCCGACCGCGCGACTTCGCCGTGTTCCAAGTGGACTCCGGATCACGGCTGTTGGTGTCGGGACGCCTGGAACGCGCCTACACGGTGCACTGCGAGCCGGCCGGCAATCCCCCCAATCTGCCGGACAGGACCTACGTCGTGGCCTGGACGACGGGACCCGCGCACGAAGAGGAGTACGACCGATGA
- a CDS encoding alpha/beta fold hydrolase: MAMVDTGQLRLHVQRMSPPEGRRPIATAVLVHGLLTDSLASYYFTIAPPFALAGIDVVMYDLRGHGRSGRPATGYTLDDNIDDLEALLDRLEVTGPVHLVGNSYGGTVAFGYAARHPERAASVSLIESEPATAAWAPKLGGILQRVLHELAHNEDDAIAWISANRGHNTARLAKGAARLARETSLSQDIPASGVLTEDQIRAVHCPVLGVYGGDSDLAELTPWLESVLPDCRTVVVPGHEHSVLVEAAGTVGGHILSLIQEANARTAGVR, encoded by the coding sequence ATGGCGATGGTCGACACCGGTCAACTCCGGTTGCACGTACAGCGAATGAGCCCGCCCGAGGGCCGCCGCCCCATCGCGACGGCGGTATTGGTGCACGGTCTGCTCACCGACAGCCTGGCCAGCTACTACTTCACCATCGCCCCGCCGTTCGCGCTGGCCGGCATCGACGTCGTCATGTACGACCTGCGCGGCCACGGCCGCAGCGGGCGGCCGGCCACCGGCTACACCCTCGACGACAACATCGACGACCTGGAGGCGCTGCTCGACCGCCTGGAGGTGACCGGACCGGTCCATCTGGTCGGCAACTCCTACGGCGGGACAGTGGCGTTCGGCTACGCGGCCCGCCATCCGGAGCGGGCCGCCAGCGTCTCCCTCATCGAGTCGGAACCGGCGACGGCGGCCTGGGCACCGAAACTCGGCGGCATCCTGCAGCGCGTGCTGCACGAGCTGGCGCACAACGAGGACGACGCGATCGCCTGGATCAGCGCGAACCGCGGCCACAACACCGCCCGCCTCGCGAAGGGCGCCGCCCGACTGGCCCGGGAGACCTCCCTGTCCCAGGACATCCCGGCCAGCGGGGTGTTGACGGAGGATCAGATCCGCGCGGTGCACTGCCCGGTGCTCGGTGTCTACGGCGGCGACTCGGACCTCGCCGAACTCACCCCCTGGCTGGAGTCCGTGCTCCCCGACTGCCGGACCGTCGTCGTCCCCGGCCACGAGCACTCCGTGCTGGTCGAGGCGGCGGGCACGGTCGGCGGCCACATCCTCTCCCTGATCCAAGAGGCGAACGCGCGCACGGCGGGCGTCCGGTGA
- a CDS encoding glycosyltransferase, translating to MSRFLFVVPPLVGHINPATGVAAELAARGHELAWACADPDLVRRLAGGSARVFPCAGPVPGTGEGVRPPDIRGPEALKFLWEAFLAPLAEQMAPGVAAAVEEFRPDVIVADQQALAGGLVAERLGIPWATSATTSAEFTDVFAGMPKVGLWLDELLKGLRAEIGDPSGTADPRFSPHLVLAFSTPELVGPEARQGEQIRWVGPSIAARPAAPDFPWDWLDRSRSLVLVSLGTANTDVGARFLTECVTALRARTDRVQAVIADPGGALEPSDAADKDLLVLPSIPQLPLLERADAVVSHAGHNTVCEALWHGVPLVVAPIRDDQPVIAGQVTGAGAGIRVRFGRVTAPKLGAAIDSVLHEPDHRAAAERVRTAFRAAGGTRAAATHLELLATGAPPKETP from the coding sequence GTGAGCCGGTTCCTCTTCGTCGTACCGCCGCTGGTCGGCCACATCAACCCGGCGACGGGCGTGGCCGCCGAACTCGCCGCACGCGGACACGAGTTGGCGTGGGCGTGCGCCGACCCCGATCTCGTACGGCGGCTCGCGGGCGGGTCGGCGCGGGTGTTCCCGTGCGCCGGACCGGTGCCGGGCACGGGCGAGGGCGTACGGCCGCCGGACATCCGTGGGCCGGAGGCGCTGAAGTTCCTGTGGGAGGCCTTCCTCGCACCGCTCGCCGAGCAGATGGCGCCCGGAGTCGCCGCCGCCGTCGAGGAGTTCCGACCCGATGTGATCGTCGCCGACCAACAGGCCCTGGCCGGCGGTCTGGTGGCGGAGCGCCTCGGCATCCCGTGGGCGACCTCGGCGACCACCTCGGCCGAGTTCACGGACGTCTTCGCGGGCATGCCCAAAGTCGGCCTCTGGCTGGACGAGTTGCTGAAGGGACTCCGCGCGGAGATCGGCGACCCGTCGGGCACCGCCGACCCGCGCTTCTCCCCGCATCTGGTGCTCGCGTTCAGCACCCCGGAACTCGTCGGCCCCGAGGCGCGGCAGGGCGAGCAGATCCGCTGGGTCGGCCCGTCGATCGCGGCCCGCCCGGCCGCGCCGGACTTCCCCTGGGACTGGCTGGACCGGTCCCGCTCCCTGGTGCTGGTCAGTCTCGGTACCGCCAACACCGATGTGGGTGCCCGTTTCCTCACCGAGTGCGTGACGGCACTGCGGGCGCGAACCGACCGCGTCCAGGCGGTGATCGCGGATCCGGGCGGCGCGCTGGAACCGTCCGACGCAGCGGACAAGGACCTCCTCGTCCTGCCTTCGATCCCCCAACTCCCGCTGCTCGAGAGGGCGGACGCGGTCGTCTCGCACGCCGGGCACAACACGGTGTGCGAGGCGCTGTGGCACGGCGTCCCCCTCGTCGTGGCGCCCATCCGTGACGACCAGCCGGTGATCGCCGGCCAGGTCACCGGCGCGGGCGCGGGCATCCGGGTCCGCTTCGGCCGGGTCACCGCACCCAAGCTGGGCGCGGCCATCGACTCCGTACTCCACGAACCCGACCACCGCGCCGCGGCCGAGCGCGTCCGTACGGCGTTCCGCGCGGCCGGCGGGACCCGCGCGGCGGCCACCCACCTGGAGCTGCTGGCCACCGGCGCGCCCCCGAAGGAGACCCCGTGA
- a CDS encoding acyl carrier protein: MTPTTEDTVLADLTGMLTTLLEDEYGVDDVEITMTTTFNRDLELESIDLVTLAGLLQEHYGTKVNFAEFLAGMEFDEIIELTVGRLVEYVVQSLKAAEAG; encoded by the coding sequence ATGACCCCCACCACCGAGGACACCGTCCTCGCCGACCTCACGGGCATGCTGACCACGCTCCTGGAGGACGAGTACGGCGTCGACGACGTCGAGATCACCATGACGACGACCTTCAACCGTGATCTGGAGCTGGAGAGCATCGACCTGGTGACCCTGGCCGGTCTGCTCCAGGAGCACTACGGCACGAAGGTCAACTTCGCCGAGTTCCTGGCCGGGATGGAGTTCGACGAGATCATCGAACTCACCGTCGGCCGGCTCGTCGAGTATGTCGTGCAGAGCCTCAAGGCAGCCGAGGCGGGCTGA